In bacterium, a single window of DNA contains:
- a CDS encoding alpha/beta hydrolase, which produces MPSPIVILHGWSDESRSFRPLADFLRRELKSEVTTLDLADWVSLNDEITYRDLRHAMQRAWESHPGIKGAKNVRLVSHSTGALVARDWLTHYYKPDTAPISRHLMLAPANFGSQLAHKGRAWYGRVFKGWKTGFQTGGHLLRGLELASAYTSELAERDLFGRRWFGEDAILAAVLVGNTGYGGFKAVTDEVGGDGTVRISTANLNAAKLILDYTQPGAPGVTYKAPTGGPTLPFGISPGDNHSSLAFKQKNGRGEHAPTGASTAAWVKRALTAPPAEWKAFAAELAAANATLTVSAEAEAYFHQYQHTVVCLRDDLENPVEEYLVEFLAESGRRARSFRVNDVSGVFQREIIADVHGYSGDSSRRSFYIDISALKTLLADQQLTLMIEAQPEYRTGAAVGYPALPGIRLDAQMMGAYFVENRTLLVDVRVPRTVGPEAFRLMRHSG; this is translated from the coding sequence ACCTCGCCGACTGGGTCTCCCTCAACGACGAGATCACCTACCGCGACCTCAGGCACGCCATGCAGCGCGCCTGGGAGAGCCATCCGGGCATCAAGGGCGCCAAGAACGTGCGCCTCGTCTCGCACAGCACGGGCGCCCTCGTCGCCCGCGATTGGCTGACCCACTACTACAAGCCGGACACGGCCCCGATCAGCCGACATCTCATGCTGGCGCCGGCCAACTTCGGCTCGCAGCTCGCGCACAAGGGGCGCGCCTGGTACGGGCGTGTCTTCAAGGGCTGGAAGACAGGCTTCCAGACGGGCGGCCACCTGCTGCGCGGCCTCGAGCTGGCCTCGGCCTACACGAGCGAGCTGGCCGAGCGCGATCTCTTCGGCCGCCGCTGGTTCGGCGAGGACGCCATCCTCGCCGCGGTCCTCGTGGGCAACACCGGCTACGGCGGCTTCAAGGCGGTCACCGACGAGGTGGGCGGCGACGGTACGGTGCGGATCTCGACAGCCAACCTGAACGCGGCCAAGCTCATCCTCGACTACACGCAGCCGGGCGCGCCCGGCGTCACCTACAAAGCGCCGACTGGCGGACCGACGCTGCCCTTCGGGATCAGCCCGGGCGACAACCATAGCAGCCTCGCCTTCAAGCAGAAGAACGGCCGCGGCGAGCACGCGCCGACGGGTGCAAGCACGGCGGCCTGGGTGAAGCGCGCGCTCACGGCGCCGCCCGCCGAGTGGAAGGCCTTCGCGGCGGAGCTGGCCGCGGCCAATGCGACGCTCACCGTAAGCGCCGAGGCCGAAGCTTACTTCCACCAGTACCAGCACACGGTCGTCTGCCTGCGGGACGATCTCGAAAACCCGGTGGAGGAGTACCTCGTCGAGTTCCTGGCCGAGAGCGGCCGTCGCGCGCGCAGCTTCCGCGTCAACGACGTCAGCGGCGTCTTCCAGCGGGAGATCATCGCCGACGTGCACGGCTACTCGGGCGACTCCTCGCGGCGCAGCTTCTACATCGACATCTCGGCGCTGAAGACGCTCCTCGCCGATCAGCAGCTCACGCTGATGATCGAGGCCCAGCCCGAATACCGCACGGGCGCGGCCGTGGGCTACCCGGCGCTGCCGGGCATCCGGCTCGACGCCCAGATGATGGGCGCCTACTTCGTGGAGAACCGCACGCTGCTCGTCGACGTGCGCGTGCCGCGCACGGTGGGCCCCGAGGCCTTTCGCCTGATGCGCCACTCCGGCTGA